The following proteins are co-located in the Silene latifolia isolate original U9 population chromosome 1, ASM4854445v1, whole genome shotgun sequence genome:
- the LOC141598488 gene encoding uncharacterized protein LOC141598488, whose protein sequence is MDAKQQSHGWWFDSHSSLNCSPWLQSTLAELDEKTKTMLKLIEDDSDSFAQRAEMYYKKRPELVSMVEDFYRSHRSLAERYDQLKSDRSLRVRSPLRQSVSHPKDEYDNDNDNMCDSLKSLESFSEVAYSSDDESVDSEVDDPELEGGKERAFSSLDSGNDEMTKLREELYRLREENEIQKSQLIGNNQEKDELFSQLADNINELKKLREECEAIKEEGPFNPSEFPIQKDGDRIYVTKKFEAMQKLGELEAENRYFKDALVLKEILLKHEEEEKTKVRALLEETKIELIKLREETREKDEWLIEALEEKDEQKREVIRQLSLAMEILREDNKVLKKSIMKYLPKKGNCSWFWMFN, encoded by the exons ATGGATGCAAAGCAGCAGTCTCATGGTTGGTGGTTTGATAGTCACAGCAGCTTGAATTGTTCACCTTGGCTTCAATCTACTCTTGCAG AGCTCGATGAGAAGACTAAGACGATGCTGAAACTCATTGAGGATGATTCAGATTCATTTGCGCAACGCGCAGAGATGTATTACAAGAAAAGACCTGAACTGGTAAGCATGGTGGAAGATTTTTATAGAAGCCACCGATCATTAGCTGAACGATACGATCAACTTAAGTCTGACCGGTCTCTTCGTGTTAGATCCCCTTTAAGACAGTCAGTATCTCACCCAAAGGATGaatatgataatgataatgataatatgtGTGATTCTCTCAAGTCTCTTGAAAGCTTTTCCGAGGTCGCTTACAGTTCTGATGATGAGTCTGTTGACTCTGAAGTAGATGATCCTGAGTTAGAAGGGGGGAAGGAGAGGGCGTTTTCTTCTTTGGATTCTGGTAATGATGAAATGACTAAGCTTAGGGAAGAATTATACCGTCTTCGAGAAGAGAATGAGATTCAGAAGAGCCAACTCATCGGCAATAATCAGGAAAAAGACGAGTTATTTAGTCAATTAGCTGACAACATCAATGAGCTTAAGAAACTGAGGGAAGAATGTGAAGCTATTAAAGAGGAAGGTCCTTTCAATCCTTCGGAATTCCCGATTCAGAAAGATGGAGACAGGATTTATGTGACAAAAAAGTTCGAGGCAATGCAGAAATTGGGGGAATTAGAGGCAGAGAATAGGTATTTTAAGGATGCTCTTGTTTTAAAAGAGATATTGCTCAAGCATGAAGAAGAAGAGAAAACAAAGGTGAGAGCGCTACTTGAGGAGACAAAGATCGAGCTAATAAAGTTAAGGGAAGAAACACGCGAGAAAGATGAGTGGTTAATTGAGGCGCTTGAGGAAAAAGATGAACAGAAACGGGAAGTGATCCGACAGTTGAGCTTAGCTATGGAAATTCTGAGAGAGGACAACAAGGTTTTGAAAAAGTCCATCATGAAATACTTGCCGAAGAAAGGGAACTGTTCTTGGTTTTGGATGTTCAATTAA
- the LOC141650507 gene encoding sodium/hydrogen exchanger 1-like: MGISNETSVQAISLFVGLLYICILLDHLLKNNRWISKTTLILLMGSVAGALILLLTQGRTALVFKFDEQLFFNYVLPPIIFNAGFEVRKKQFFRNFSTITLYGAIGTLISFGVISSGAYLLFKPLDVGSLDARDYFALGAIFAATDSVSTLQVLNQEDTPLVYSLVFGESVVNDAMSLVLFHVIQRFDYIPLGADNVVLLFTQECLYLSVFSILLGVFIALLCAYTTKKMSFGGNSPLHEISAMILMAYLSYMLAELFNLSGILSVFFCGMSMSHYTSYNVTEISRTTTKHMFATMSDIAEKFIFLYVGMDALDVQRWEVVLHRVGTSLAVSSSLLILVLLGRAMSIFPLSYLVNLTKRDPDEKIELKRQVIIWWAGLMRGSVTMALAYSQFTKIAHTHEHGGAIMITSTISVIYFSTVVFGTLTKPLLRLLVPSSTITTNIRVCSESSSPKSTTVPLLWNLRDSDAYMAHNIATKSTLSMLITKPTKTVHYYWRRFDRAYMRPFFRASEPTPDDFEDIYQAL, translated from the exons ATGGGGATTTCTAATGAAACATCAGTACAAGCAATCTCCTTGTTTGTGGGTTTGCTTTATATTTGCATTTTGCTTGATCATTTGTTAAAAAATAACAGATGGATCAGCAAAACTACTTTAATCTTGCTAATG GGTTCTGTGGCTGGAGCTCTGATTTTGTTACTTACACAAGGAAGGACTGCATTGGTCTtcaagtttgatgaacaacttttCTTTAATTATGTTCTTCCTCCAATTATATTCAATGCTGG GTTCGAGGTTAGGAAGAAGCAGTTCTTTCGTAATTTTTCAACCATTACACTATATGGTGCCATTGGAACTTTAATTTCCTTCGGCGTCATATCCTCAG GTGCTTATCTATTGTTTAAACCACTGGATGTCGGTTCCTTAGATGCCCGCGACTATTTTG CACTGGGAGCAATATTTGCAGCAACAGATTCAGTATCAACCCTGCAGGTTCTGAATCAGGAAGATACACCATTAGTGTATAGCCTGGTTTTCGGTGAGAGTGTAGTCAACGATGCAATGTCGTTGGTGCTTTTTCATGTCATCCAGAGATTTGACTATATTCCCCTTGGGGCCGATAATGTTGTCCTACTCTTTACTCAAGAGTGTCTCTATTTGTCCGTCTTTAGTATCTTGCTCGGAGTTTTT ATCGCGTTGTTGTGtgcatatacaaccaaaaagatgTCCTTTGGCGG TAACTCTCCGCTCCATGAAATTTCCGCTATGATTTTGATGGCGTATCTTTCCTATATGTTAGCTGAA CTCTTCAATTTAAGTGGAATTCTGTCTGTATTCTTCTGTGGGATGTCAATGTCACACTACACCAGCTACAATGTGACCGAAATCTCAAGAACTACAACCAA GCATATGTTCGCGACAATGTCAGACATTGCTGAAAAATTTATATTTCTGTATGTCGGTATGGATGCCTTGGATGTTCAGAGGTGGGAGGTTGTTCTACACAGGGTTGGCACTTCCCTCGCGGTGAGCTCAAGTTTACTAATCCTCGTTCTCCTTGGTCGAGCAATGTCTATTTTCCCACTGTCATACCTCGTCAACCTTACAAAAAGGGATCCTGATGAAAAAATCGAGTTAAAACGTCAG GTGATCATCTGGTGGGCCGGTCTAATGAGGGGCTCCGTTACTATGGCTCTGGCTTACAGTCAG TTTACAAAAATAGCTCACACTCATGAACACGGAGGTGCTATAATGATCACGAGCACGATCAGTGTTATCTATTTCAGTACAGTG GTTTTTGGAACATTGACAAAACCTCTGCTGAGACTACTGGTACCATCATCAACAATAACCACCAACATCAGAGTTTGTTCAGAATCGTCAAGTCCTAAATCAACGACAGTGCCATTACTCTGGAATTTAAGAGATTCGGATGCATACATGGCACATAATATTGCTACTAAAAGTACTCTAAGCATGCTCATAACTAAGCCTACTAAAACAGTCCATTACTACTGGCGACGATTTGATCGTGCTTATATGCGACCTTTTTTTCGAGCTTCTGAACCAACACCAGATGATTTTGAAGATATCTATCAAGCACTCTAG
- the LOC141637219 gene encoding classical arabinogalactan protein 26-like, whose protein sequence is MTKLHLRTRLLMIICLTIFAVYTSLAVPVPKTTIKLVTIAAEPAVLPYSPVTSPPPGLSPDIIPLFPTPGSRSDSSPDSSLPVIPSSLSPPDPDSQDTHPESSIAPSGAVLESSGFALSLSVSLTSAILLLYSLAFW, encoded by the coding sequence ATGACTAAATTACATCTCCGTACACGGCTTCTTATGATCATATGTCTAACAATCTTTGCTGTTTACACTTCACTTGCTGTACCAGTTCCGAAAACAACAATTAAACTGGTAACTATAGCTGCTGAACCTGCAGTGTTACCGTACTCCCCTGTTACTTCTCCTCCTCCGGGATTATCCCCAGATATTATTCCGTTGTTTCCTACACCAGGGTCACGTTCGGATTCAAGCCCTGATTCTTCGCTGCCTGTCATACCTTCAAGTCTGAGCCCACCAGACCCTGACTCTCAGGATACTCATCCAGAATCCAGCATTGCACCAAGTGGGGCGGTGCTGGAATCATCTGGATTTGCTCTGAGTCTTTCTGTTTCACTGACTTCAGCAATTTTGCTTCTGTATTCCTTGGCTTTCTGGTGA